In Erigeron canadensis isolate Cc75 chromosome 7, C_canadensis_v1, whole genome shotgun sequence, one DNA window encodes the following:
- the LOC122607706 gene encoding squamosa promoter-binding-like protein 6 yields MDPALSFNSGFKAFASDESLSTFVKDQMGSIEMGWEVKPSFICGNNNMGNLFQNEINIENQVFGDMGFPPIMKNPQENVSSCGIGQSKARQSEDLFDLKLGGLIDQNGHNLSPSEIPIPSKRQRERGTGFLTPFCKVLGCNKDLSSCKDYHKRHKVCEIHSKTPKVIVNGIEQRFCQQCSRFHLLREFDDGKRSCRKRLAGHNERRRKPHGRLVPSYNIAFQGNDFNGSTRTISSYVIPKNLHTPYPQKFDMNDKKVLNRQSTSCITDEQMHLHSLPVCNFKPNPGIINGFIRASTSSSESAHSLLSSQSWTTPCQYEPSRDYIQLHPHDLNPILGFEGTLVNLRSHGLSQGSKNMTYEDRVIPDDGCTIDLLQLSSQLERVEHQKRNSRVNPANGVYVGLSITSGQPKYCMQ; encoded by the exons ATGGATCCTGCTTTAAGTTTCAACTCTGGATTCAAGGCTTTTGCATCTGATGAATCTCTTTCAACATTTGTTAAAGATCAAATGGGGTCAATTGAAATGGGATGGGAAGTCAAACCATCATTTATATGTGGAAATAACAACATGGGTAATTTGTTCCAAAATGAGATAAACATTGAGAATCAAGTATTTGGAGACATGGGTTTTCCTCCAATCATGAAAAATCCTCAAGAAAATGTGTCAAGTTGTGGAATTGGTCAATCTAAAGCTAGACAATCTGAAGATCTATTTGATCTTAAGTTAGGTGGACTTATTGATCAAAATGGTCACAATTTGAGCCCATCAGAAATTCCTATCCCATCTAAACGACAACGCGAACGGGGAACCGGATTTTTGACACCATTTTGCAAAGTACTTGGTTGCAACAAGGACTTGAGTAGTTGTAAGGATTATCATAAAAGGCATAAAGTGTGTGAAATTCACTCAAAGACTCCTAAAGTTATTGTGAATGGCATTGAACAAAGGTTTTGTCAGCAATGCAGCAG GTTCCATTTGTTGCGCGAATTTGACGACGGAAAGAGGAGTTGTCGGAAACGTCTTGCTGGCCATAATGAGAGAAGAAGGAAGCCTCATGGGAGATTGGTTCCATCTTATAACATTGCTTTTCAAG GTAATGACTTTAACGGTTCTACAAGGACAATATCATCTTATGTGATTCCCAAAAACCTTCATACTCCATACCCACAAAAATTCGACATGAAcgataaaaaagttttaaaccGTCAGTCAACTAGTTGCATTACTGATGAACAAATGCATTTACACTCTTTACCCGTATGTAACTTTAAACCGAACCCTGGAATCATCAATGGATTCATCCGGGCCTCAACTTCGAGTTCTGAGAGTGCTCACTCTCTTCTGTCATCTCAATCTTGGACTACTCCTTGTCAATATGAACCAAGTCGCGACTATATACAATTGCATCCGCATGATTTGAACCCCATTCTCGGGTTTGAGGGTACTTTGGTCAACTTAAGAAGTCATGGGCTGTCCCAAGGGTCGAAAAACATGACTTATGAAGACCGGGTTATTCCAGACGATGGTTGTACCATTGATTTGCTTCAGTTATCCTCACAACTCGAAAGAGTGGAACATCAAAAGAGAAATTCAAGAGTGAACCCTGCAAATGGTGTTTATGTTGGCCTTAGCATTACTTCAGGACAACCAAAGTATTGTATGCAATAA